DNA sequence from the Candidatus Palauibacter polyketidifaciens genome:
CGACCTCTTCGTGGGGGGCGGCCTGCAGCGCGCGACCGTCTTCGCCCTCGGCATCATGCCTTACATCTCTGCGAGCATCCTCTTCCAGCTCCTCGCTGCCGTCATGCCGGCGATCGAGAAGCTGCAGAAGGAAGGGGAGGAGGGTCGCCGCAAGCTCACGCAGTGGACGCGATATACCACCGTGGTGCTGTGTATCGGGCAGTCCTACACCTACGCGCTCTTCCTCGAGGCTCAGCCGGGCGCGGTTCTCGATCCCGGTCTCGGATTTCGCCTCCTCACCGTGCTCATGCTTACGACCGGGGGCGTGTTCGTCATGTGGCTCGGCGAGCAGATCACCGAGCGCGGCGTCGGCAACGGCATGTCCCTGCTCATCTTCTTCTCGATTCTGCAGGGCTTCCCGGGAGCGGTGCTCAACACCTTCGAGCTCTACCAGGCCGGCGGCATCTCGCTCATCAAGCTCGCCGCCCTCGCGGCGACGCTCGTGGCCATCATGGCGGCGGTCGTCGCTCTGACGATGGCGCAGCGCAAGATCCCCGTGCAGATCCCGCGGAAGGTCGTGGGCAGAGGCCGGATCCGGGAAGGGCAACGGTCGTTCATCCCCCTGCGGATCAACTCCGCCGGCGTGATGCCGATCATCTTCGCCCAGTCGATCATCATCATCCCGGGGACCCTGGCCGCGTTCATGGGCAATCCCGGGCCGGGCAGCTCCGGCGCCCGGCGTTTCATCTACGAGATGAGCCAGGCGCTCCAGGTGGGGACGGCGTGGTACTACGTGCTGTACGTCGTGCTCATCGTCTACTTCACCTACTTCTACACGTCCATCATCTTCAACCCGACGGACCTGGCGGAGAACCTGAAGCGCCAGGGCGGGTTCATTCCGGGCGTCAAGCCCGGAGCGAAGACGGCGGACTATATCGATCACGTGCTCACGCGGATCACGCTGCCCGGCGCGGTCTACCTGGCGCTGATCGCCGTGCTGCCCTACCTGATCTTCTCGATTTTCGACCTTCAGACCTTTTTCTTCGGCGGCACTTCGCTGCTCATCGTGGTGGGCGTCGCGCTCGATACGATGCAGCAACTCCAACAGCATCTGCTGCTGCGTCAGTACGAGGGATTCATGAAGAAGGGTCGCGTCAAGTATCGCGGCCGACAGCGCTACATGTGATGGGCGCGCGGTTGATCATCATGGGTCCTCCCGGGGTCGGGAAGGGCACCCAGGGCGAGTTTCTGGCCGAACGCTTCGGCGTTCCGCGCCTCTCGACCGGCGACATGATCCGCGCCGCGCTCGAGGCCGGAACCCCGCTCGGCGAGAGGGTTCGAGTCTACTACGAAGCGGGCGAACTCGTGCCGGATGAGGTCGTCCTGGGACTCATCGCCGAGGCGTTCGACGGTTCGGAGGCGAGCGGAGGATTCGTGCTCGACGGATTTCCGCGCACGGTGCCGCAGGCCGATGGCCTCGGCGAACTGCTGGCCGACCGGAGCATCGAACTGGACGCGGTGCTTTCGCTCGAGGCGCCGGAGGAAGAACTCGTTGATCGCATTTCCGGGCGACGGGTGTGCGGAGCGTGCGGCCTCGTGACCCATGTGCGCGCCGTCGGGGCAAACGCGCCCTGCCCGGAGTGCGGAGCCGCTCTTGTCCAGCGCTCGGACGACCGCGCGGAGACCGTTCGCAATCGGCTCGCCGTCTACCGCGCCCAGACCGAGCCCCTGCTCGCCTACTACGCCCGGTCCGAGACGGGACTGACCGCGGTGGACGGCACGGGAACGCTGGAGGCGGTGCGGGATCGCCTCTTCGAGACGTTGCACCTGGCGGAGGTGGCCGGTTGATCCGGCTGAAGTCGGCCGCCCAGATCGACGCCATCGCGGCCGCGGGAGCGATCGTGGCGGAGGTTCTCGAGATGGCGGCGGAGCAGGCCATCCCCGGACGGAGCACCGGGGAGCTGGACGACATGGCGGAGGCGCTGATCCGGGACAACCCGGGCGCGACGCCCGCCTTCAAGGGGTTGTACGGGTTCCCGGCGACGCTGTGCACGAGCATCAACGAGGAGGTCGTACACGGCATTCCGTCGTTCGGGCGTGAATTGG
Encoded proteins:
- the secY gene encoding preprotein translocase subunit SecY; amino-acid sequence: MANGQNAAAAAANIFKVPELKAKILFTLLCLALYRLGSHITTPGVNVVALQALAGQFQGTIFGIYDLFVGGGLQRATVFALGIMPYISASILFQLLAAVMPAIEKLQKEGEEGRRKLTQWTRYTTVVLCIGQSYTYALFLEAQPGAVLDPGLGFRLLTVLMLTTGGVFVMWLGEQITERGVGNGMSLLIFFSILQGFPGAVLNTFELYQAGGISLIKLAALAATLVAIMAAVVALTMAQRKIPVQIPRKVVGRGRIREGQRSFIPLRINSAGVMPIIFAQSIIIIPGTLAAFMGNPGPGSSGARRFIYEMSQALQVGTAWYYVLYVVLIVYFTYFYTSIIFNPTDLAENLKRQGGFIPGVKPGAKTADYIDHVLTRITLPGAVYLALIAVLPYLIFSIFDLQTFFFGGTSLLIVVGVALDTMQQLQQHLLLRQYEGFMKKGRVKYRGRQRYM
- a CDS encoding adenylate kinase, coding for MGARLIIMGPPGVGKGTQGEFLAERFGVPRLSTGDMIRAALEAGTPLGERVRVYYEAGELVPDEVVLGLIAEAFDGSEASGGFVLDGFPRTVPQADGLGELLADRSIELDAVLSLEAPEEELVDRISGRRVCGACGLVTHVRAVGANAPCPECGAALVQRSDDRAETVRNRLAVYRAQTEPLLAYYARSETGLTAVDGTGTLEAVRDRLFETLHLAEVAG